A portion of the Psilocybe cubensis strain MGC-MH-2018 chromosome 10, whole genome shotgun sequence genome contains these proteins:
- a CDS encoding Eukaryotic translation initiation factor 2 subunit gamma gives MPGDETLQKREEESESEEEDDEDEVMDEIPTVDVDVTTLTPLSPEVISKQATINLGTIGHVAHGKSTVVKAISGVMTVRFKNELVRNITIKLGYANAKIYKCENEACPRPGCYRSYPSSKEDNPPCERPGCGHRMKLVRHVSFVDCPGHDILMATMLNGAAVMDAALLLVAGNETCPQPQTSEHLAAVEIMKLENIIILQNKVDLIKESQALEHQKSIAAFVKGTVAESSPIVPISAQLKYNIDAVNEYIVKRIPIPVRDFLSDPRLIVIRSFDVNKPGAEVDELKGGVAGGSILTGVLRLGLEVEIRPGVVTKDSAGRNKCKPIFSRIMSLHAENNLLSFAVPGGLIGVGTRIDPTLCRADRLVGQVLGAVGKLPKIYTELEISLFLLRRLLGVKTEDKKQTKVSKLVKNELLLINIGSTSTGGRVVSVKADLAKIQLTSPACTEIGEKVALSRRIEKHWRLVGWGSVQRGTVIEVD, from the exons ATGCCAGGCGACGAGACACTACAAAAGCGCGAAGAGGAGTCTGAgtcagaggaggaggacgatgaggacgaggtcATGGACGAGATCCCGAcagtcgatgtcgatgttaCCACATTAACGCCTCTCTCTCCGGAGGTTATCTCGAAACAG GCGACAATTAATCTGG GCACTATCGGTCATGTCGCTCACGGAAAATCGACGGTGGTCAAGGCCATCTCTGGAGTTATGACGGTCAGGTTCAAGAACGAACTGGTCCGAAATATTACTATCAAGCTTGGATACGCTAATGCTAAA ATCTACAAATGCGAAAACGAAGCATGCCCGCGGCCAGGATGTTACCGATCCTACCCCTCATCCAAGGAGGACAATCCTCCTTGTGAACGCCCAGGATGTGGCCACAGAATGAAGCTCGTCCGCCATGTCTCTTTCGTCGATTGTCCCGGACACGACATTCTGATGGCCACCATGTTGAACGGAGCCGCTGTCATGGACGCTGCCTTGTTGCTtgtcgccggaaatgaaacCTGCCCGCAGCCTCAGACCTCCGAGCATCTTGCTGCTGTCGAGATCATGAAGCTGGAGAATATTATCATTCTGCAAAACAAGGTCGATCTGATTAAGGAATCACAGGCCCTCGAGCACCAGAAGAGTATCGCTGCTTTCGTCAAGG GAACTGTGGCTGAATCATCACCCATTGTCCCCATTTCCGCCCAGCTGAAGTATAACATTGACGCCGTCAACGAATACATTGTTAAGCGCATCCCCATCCCCGTTCGCGACTTCCTTTCAGATCCCCGCCTTATCGTTATTCGTTCATTTGATGTCAACAAACCCGGTGCTGAGGTCGACGAACTTAAGGGAGGTGTAGCTGGTGGTTCCATCCTCACTGGAGTCCTAAGACTTGGCCTTGAAGTCGAGATCCGTCCAGGTGTCGTCACAAAGGATAGCGCTGGGCGCAACAAATGCAAGCCCATTTTCAGCCGAATTATGTCCCTTCACGCCGAAAACAATCTCTTGTCATTCGCCGTCCCCGGAGGCCTCATTGGTGTCGGCACAAGGATTGACCCTACACTTTGCAGAGCTGACCGTCTTGTCGGTCAAGTTCTTGGTGCTGTTGGTAAACTTCCAAAAATTTATACCG AATTGGAAATTAGCTTATTCCTTCTCCGCCGTCTCCTCGGTGTGAAAACCGAAGACAAAAAGCAGACCAAAGTCTCGAAACTCGTTAAAAACGAGCTGCTGCTCATCAACATCGGATCGACTTCGACCGGTGGACGTGTCGTCAGCGTCAAGGCTGATTTGGCCAAGATTCAGCTGACATCGCCAGCCTGTACTGAGATCGGCGAGAAGGTCGCGCTTTCACGTCGTATTGAGAAGCATTGGCGTCTTGTCG GATGGGGAAGTGTGCAGCGCGGTACGGTGATAGAAGTAGACTAG
- a CDS encoding Apoptosis-inducing factor-like protein B (Apoptosis-inducing factor homolog B): MSKKNDDRKNIVIVGGGAGGSRVAHSLSTKLDTAKFNIVLIDARPDFILLPATARAVVSNPNNLEKRILVPLKDVFSKNNGTFIQAEVTGIEKSENGGVVVLSNEERIPYDILVLSPGSRWTAPFAFPNNNIRDYFYASRANIEAAQNIVLVGAGAVAIELAGEIADVYPKKSVTIVQAAGMVLNKVYPDKFRRALESRLIARNIELIFGEYVEDTQIKNGTIKTKSGKVIKADLVISTVGPQPNTEFIAKSLGSDALTENGYIKVAPTLRLLNHPNIYAVGDAIDYAEQKQYMKSINQANIVAANIIASIHNKPLSPYKGSREIIVITIGKNGGVAFFDVLWGIVLGDWFCRLVKSRSLMVNRLKSLIGL; this comes from the exons ATGTCAAAAAAGAACGACGACCGCAAAAACATCGTTATCGTGGGCGGTGGTGCCGGAGGCTCACGGGTCGCTCACTCACTTTCTACCAAGCTAGATACAGCAAAGTTCAACATCGTTCTGATAGACGCACGTCCGGACTTTATCTTGTTGCCTGCAACGGCAAGAGCAGTTGTCTCCAACCCCAATAACCTCGAAAAGCGAATCCTCGTACCGCTGAAGGACGTCTTCTCCAAGAATAACGGCACCTTCATCCAAGCAGAAGTCACTGGGATCGAAAAATCCGAGAATGGTGGTGTTGTGGTGTTGTCCAACGAAGAGCGCATTCCGTACGACATTTTGGTCCTATCGCCTGGTTCAAGATGGACTGCACCCTTTGCTTTCCCGAATAACAACATTCGAGACTATTTCTATGCCAGCAGAGCCAACATCGAAGCCGCTCAGAACATCGTCCTGGTCGGTGCTGGGGCAGTTGCTATCG AACTCGCTGGCGAGATTGCTGATGTTTACCCG AAAAAATCAGTCACCATAGTTCAAGCCGCAGGGATGGTtttgaacaaggtttatCCGGACAAGTTCAGACGGGCGTTGGAAAGTCGGTTAATTGCACGCAACATCGAACTCATCTTTGGCGAATATGTTGAAGATACCCAGATTAAAAACGGCACCATCAAGACTAAAAGCGGAAAAGTCATCAAAGCAGATCTAGTG ATATCGACTGTAGGTCCCCAACCCAACACAGAATTTATCGCCAAATCATTAGGTTCCGACGCGTTAACGGAAAATGGGTATATCAAGGTCGCACCTACTCTGCGACTATTGAACCATCCCAATATATATGCCGTCGGAGATGCCATTGATTATGCTGAACAGAAGCAATACATGAAGTCGATCAACCAAGCTAACATTGTAGCGGCGAACATAATCGCCTCCATCCACAACAAACCCCTATCGCCTTATAAAGGATCAAGAGAAATTATTGTCATTACTATAGGAAAA AACGGTGGTGTGGCATTCTTCGACGTTCTGTGGGGAATTGTTCTTGGAGATTGGTTCTGTCGCCTCGTCAAGTCAAGATCTTTGATGGTCAATAGGCTGAAATCACTCATTGGACTATAG
- a CDS encoding NADP-dependent oxidoreductase lnbE — translation MSFKSLFTPLQIGSITLKNRITMSALTRNRAADTYPSDLMKEYYVQRAKGGAGLIVTEGILVTRQGTEWPHAPGLWDSKHVAGWKNIVDAVHEAGGHIYAQVLGRLSHPEAEQQKLAGVPVYGPSAISARGGKFRTIPGVPGYVTPTAIEDPWTIIKQFKHAAVNAKEAGFDGVELHGANGYIVQQFLDSTANLRTDQWGGSIENRSRFGLEVLKVMVEVFGENVSLKLSPCGGYNDVGMPLQETLDTYSYFISEADKLKLSYFNLVRYSPSFDVEFDGKSSNPHDVLESYGHLIKNGKKFLNAGVTAEEGEKLISAGKLDAISIGFNWITHPDLAKRVEHGKPLNNMPDIPHLQTSKTSGDWATGYTDYPTATY, via the exons ATGTCTTTCAAGTCGCTCTTCACCCCTCTTCAGATTGGATCTATAACGCTGAAGAACCGTATTACTATGTCTGCGCTCACTAGAAATCGTGCAGCGGATACGTATCCTAGTGATCTCATGAAGGAGTACTATGTTCAACGTGCGAAAGGCGGAGCTGGACTCATCGTCACAGAAGGCATTCTAGTGACGCGTCAAGG AACTGAGTGGCCCCATGCCCCTGGACTTTGGGACTCCAAGCACGTCGCAGGTTGGAAAAATATTGTAGATGCAGTCCATGAAGCAGGAGGGCATATCTACGCACAAGTTC tCGGTCGCTTGTCCCATCCTGAGGCTGAACAGCAAAAACTAGCCGGAGTC CCAGTATATGGTCCTTCCGCAATCAGTGCTCGTGGAGGCAAGTTCAGGACCATTCCTGGAGTTCCTGGCTATGTTACG CCTACAGCTATTGAAGATCCCTGGACGATCATCAAGCAGTTTAAGCATGCCGCTGTCAATGCTAAAGAAGCCGGCTTCGATGGTGTTGAGC TGCATGGAGCAAATGGTTACATTGTTCAGCAATTCCTCGACAGCACTGCTAATTTGCGCACTGACCAATGGGGCGGGAGTATTGAAAACCGTTCCCGCTTTGGCTTGGAGGTTCTTAAAGTAATGGTCGAGGTATTTGGAGAAAACGTTTCATTGAAACTTAGTCCTTGCGGAGGTTACAACGACGTTGG CATGCCCCTTCAAGAGACGCTGGACACTTATTCGTACTTTATTTCGGAAGCCGACAAACTGAAGCTCTCCTATTTCAATCTCGTCAGATATTCCCCTTCCTTTGATGTTGAATTTGATGGTAAGTCTTCCAATCCG CATGATGTGCTCGAGTCATATGGGCATTTAATTAAGAATGgcaagaaatttttgaaCGCAGGAGTAACCGccgaagaaggagaaaaattGATATCTGCCGGAAAACTCGATGCAATTTCCATTGGATTCAATTGGATTACACATCCCGATCTAGCAAAGCGCGTAGAGCATGGAAAGCCTCTCAATAACATGCCGGATATCCCTCATCTTCAAACCAGCAAGACTTCTGGTGACTGGGCTACAGGATATACTGACTACCCTACTGCGACATACTGA
- a CDS encoding Diadenosine hexaphosphate hydrolase: protein MESNTAHIKATKVSGQTVEEAQAETTAQKASTDCESEVNQFPPIPVPSLSKWSTPAIPENAWCSTDFMTGAGMVVIQQNTEKIIVLYSTMMDYWFFPRGRKDIGECIEQAALREAHEESGYRVHFLPVVNPTRQPHPTFTNGNNQTVLNTEPIFMTTTNKPPGESGPDDYGKVYLTLWFIGQIPEDAKFEAGTRTDEEFHFETHLLSYDEAVKKIWYSERPVLKYAWHVYQKTLEFTRSVPRD, encoded by the exons ATGGAGTCAAACACAGCTCATATTAAAGCGACAAAGGTATCAGGTCAGACTGTGGAGGAAGCTCAGGCAGAGACGACCGCTCAGAAAGCATCTACCGATTGCGAGTCGGAGGTCAATCAGTTTCCGCCCATCCCAGTTCCAAGTCTATCAAAATGGTCGACACCTGCCATTCCCGAAAATGCGTGGTGTTCTACCGATTTCATGACGGGTGCTGGGATGGTGGTTATCCAACAAAATACGGAGAAGATAATAGTGTTATATTCAACGATGATGGATTATTGGTTTTTTCCCCGGGGCCGAAAGGACATCGGCGAGTGCATCGAGCAAGCTGCATTACGAGAGGCTCATGAAGAA TCGGGTTATCGAGTTCACTTCCTTCCTGTGGTCAATCCGACCCGCCAGCCCCACCCAACATTTACAAATGGGAACAACCAGACCGTGCTCAACACGGAACCAATATTTATGACCACCACGAACAAACCCCCCGGGGAAAGTGGTCCTGATGATTACGGGAAGGTATACCTGACTTTGTGGTTCATAGGCCAGATACCGGAGGATGCT AAATTCGAAGCCGGAACACGCACTGATGAAGAATTTCACTTCGAGACACACTTACTCTCATATGATGAAGCCGTGAAGAAGATTTGGTATAGCGAGCGCCCCGTCCTAAAATATGCATGGCATGTCTATCAAAAGACACTCGAGTTTACACGGAGTGTGCCTCGCGATTAA